One Onychostoma macrolepis isolate SWU-2019 chromosome 15, ASM1243209v1, whole genome shotgun sequence DNA segment encodes these proteins:
- the hif1al gene encoding hypoxia inducible factor 1 subunit alpha, like isoform X2 — protein sequence MKGPSLEQRKVRSRDAARCRRSQETEVFYELAHSLPLPRRIASHLDKAAIMRVALSYLRMNRLIQSGPTKTPTEETESPTDAFYQQALAGFILVMTEEGDMVFLSESVSKYIGIPQLELLGQSVYEFVHPCDQEELRDILATRPGVSKKKTEKLTKHNFFLRMKSTLTHTGRTVNVKSATWKVLHCTGHMQTFSGDDENGPPAGSFLTLLCEPIPHPSSVEFPLDSSTFLTRHNMDLSFTQCDGRVTELVGYQPDDLIGRSAYEFYHALDFDHVTRSLRILFSKGQVCTSHYRFLAKNGGFVWTETQATVLYNSRTSQPEAVVCLNFILSGVEEADVVFSLEQTCEKPKPRAEKLSLLKEDEDSDMEEESSTAKLFLQMKENPEELLQLAPHSGDAVISLTELSFCCPSSPNTVPECPQEFCTAELRQLLSPIFDRPTKSPAATSPAEELPMEMDGVEKFFALKPEESVTIKGQSEAMDELDLDMLAPYISMDDDFQLTFLPQGEMAAPSDMLTKTSRKRCLEDEEDDDIPVLAAKWEKKPMSRSIEEQLLLSHTLLSSLSDDGSEEFEPLPQKRSQLLTDRDPLLGGAQALSDTAALMRDTFLSRPPDLKRLVAETMPYLT from the exons ATGAAAGG TCCCAGTTTGGAGCAGCGGAAGGTGCGTTCGCGTGACGCAGCACGCTGTAGGAGGAGTCAGGAGACTGAGGTGTTTTACGAGCTGGCCCATTCACTACCCCTTCCACGACGTATCGCCTCCCACCTGGACAAAGCTGCCATCATGAGGGTGGCGCTCAGCTATCTGCGCATGAACCGCTTGATCCAGTCAG GGCCAACCAAAACACCAACTGAAGAAACAGAGAGTCCCACTGATGCCTTTTATCAGCAGGCACTGGCTGGCTTTATTCTGGTGATGACTGAGGAAGGGGACATGGTCTTCCTCTCAGAGAGTGTCAGCAAATACATCGGCATACCACAG CTGGAGCTGCTTGGACAGAGCGTGTATGAATTTGTTCATCCCTGTGACCAAGAAGAATTACGAGACATTCTTGCCACAAGACCTG GTGTTTCAAAGAAAAAGACGGAGAAGTTAaccaaacataatttttttcttcgGATGAAGAGCACACTCACCCACACAGGAAGAACAGTTAATGTCAAGTCTGCAACCTGGAAG GTCCTTCATTGCACAGGACACATGCAGACGTTCAGTGGCGATGATGAGAATGGGCCCCCTGCTGGCAGCTTTCTGACTCTCCTGTGCGAGCCCATTCCTCACCCCTCCAGCGTTGAATTCCCACTAGACAGCAGCACTTTCCTCACACGCCACAACATGGATTTGAGTTTCACACAATGTGACGGACG AGTCACTGAGCTTGTTGGATATCAACCTGATGATCTGATTGGCCGGTCTGCCTATGAGTTTTATCACGCCCTTGATTTTGATCATGTGACCAGGAGTTTACGCATCT TGTTCTCCAAAGGCCAGGTGTGCACCAGCCATTACCGCTTCCTGGCTAAAAATGGAGGATTTGTGTGGACTGAGACTCAAGCCACTGTCCTCTACAACAGCAGGACCTCTCAACCTGAGGCTGTGGTCTGTCTCAACTTTATCCTCAG TGGTGTTGAAGAGGCGGATGTTGTGTTCTCATTAGAACAGACCTGTGAGAAACCAAAGCCCAGAGCTGAGAAGCTGAGCTTGCTGAAGGAGGATGAGGACTCAGACATGGAGGAGGAGAGCAGCACTGCGAAACTCTTCCTCCAGATGAAGGAGAACCCAGAGGAGTTACTGCAGCTGGCACCTCATTCTGGAGACGCTGTCATTTCCCTAACAG AGTTGTCCTTCTGCTGTCCATCTAGTCCCAACACTGTCCCAGAATGCCCTCAGGAATTCTGTACGGCTGAACTCCGTCAGCTCCTTTCTCCAATATTCGACAGGCCCACCAAATCTCCAGCCGCTACG AGCCCCGCTGAAGAGCTGCCTATGGAGATGGATGGGGTGGAGAAGTTCTTCGCCCTCAAACCGGAGGAGAGTGTAACTATAAAAGGACAATCAGAG GCTATGGATGAGCTTGATTTGGACATGTTGGCTCCATACATCTCCATGGATGATGACTTCCAGTTGACCTTCCTGCCACAGGGTGAAATGGCTGCACCTTCAGATATGCTGACCAAGACTTCAAGGAAACG ATGTTTGGAAGATGAGGAGGATGATGACATTCCTGTTCTGGCTGCCAAATGGGAGAAGAAACCGATGAGCAGGTCCATAGAGGAACAGCTTCTTCTCAGCCACACATTACTG agtAGCCTATCCGATGATGGTTCGGAAGAATTTGAACCGCTACCTCAAAAGCGAAGTCAGCTCTTGACCGACAGAGACCCGTTGCTGGGCGGAGCGCAGGCGTTGTCCGATACAGCAG CTCTCATGAGGGACACCTTCCTGTCGCGCCCGCCTGACTTAAAGAGACTCGTTGCTGAAACAATGCCGTACCTTACTTGA
- the hif1al gene encoding hypoxia inducible factor 1 subunit alpha, like isoform X1, which produces MKGPSLEQRKVRSRDAARCRRSQETEVFYELAHSLPLPRRIASHLDKAAIMRVALSYLRMNRLIQSAGPTKTPTEETESPTDAFYQQALAGFILVMTEEGDMVFLSESVSKYIGIPQLELLGQSVYEFVHPCDQEELRDILATRPGVSKKKTEKLTKHNFFLRMKSTLTHTGRTVNVKSATWKVLHCTGHMQTFSGDDENGPPAGSFLTLLCEPIPHPSSVEFPLDSSTFLTRHNMDLSFTQCDGRVTELVGYQPDDLIGRSAYEFYHALDFDHVTRSLRILFSKGQVCTSHYRFLAKNGGFVWTETQATVLYNSRTSQPEAVVCLNFILSGVEEADVVFSLEQTCEKPKPRAEKLSLLKEDEDSDMEEESSTAKLFLQMKENPEELLQLAPHSGDAVISLTELSFCCPSSPNTVPECPQEFCTAELRQLLSPIFDRPTKSPAATSPAEELPMEMDGVEKFFALKPEESVTIKGQSEAMDELDLDMLAPYISMDDDFQLTFLPQGEMAAPSDMLTKTSRKRCLEDEEDDDIPVLAAKWEKKPMSRSIEEQLLLSHTLLSSLSDDGSEEFEPLPQKRSQLLTDRDPLLGGAQALSDTAALMRDTFLSRPPDLKRLVAETMPYLT; this is translated from the exons ATGAAAGG TCCCAGTTTGGAGCAGCGGAAGGTGCGTTCGCGTGACGCAGCACGCTGTAGGAGGAGTCAGGAGACTGAGGTGTTTTACGAGCTGGCCCATTCACTACCCCTTCCACGACGTATCGCCTCCCACCTGGACAAAGCTGCCATCATGAGGGTGGCGCTCAGCTATCTGCGCATGAACCGCTTGATCCAGTCAG CAGGGCCAACCAAAACACCAACTGAAGAAACAGAGAGTCCCACTGATGCCTTTTATCAGCAGGCACTGGCTGGCTTTATTCTGGTGATGACTGAGGAAGGGGACATGGTCTTCCTCTCAGAGAGTGTCAGCAAATACATCGGCATACCACAG CTGGAGCTGCTTGGACAGAGCGTGTATGAATTTGTTCATCCCTGTGACCAAGAAGAATTACGAGACATTCTTGCCACAAGACCTG GTGTTTCAAAGAAAAAGACGGAGAAGTTAaccaaacataatttttttcttcgGATGAAGAGCACACTCACCCACACAGGAAGAACAGTTAATGTCAAGTCTGCAACCTGGAAG GTCCTTCATTGCACAGGACACATGCAGACGTTCAGTGGCGATGATGAGAATGGGCCCCCTGCTGGCAGCTTTCTGACTCTCCTGTGCGAGCCCATTCCTCACCCCTCCAGCGTTGAATTCCCACTAGACAGCAGCACTTTCCTCACACGCCACAACATGGATTTGAGTTTCACACAATGTGACGGACG AGTCACTGAGCTTGTTGGATATCAACCTGATGATCTGATTGGCCGGTCTGCCTATGAGTTTTATCACGCCCTTGATTTTGATCATGTGACCAGGAGTTTACGCATCT TGTTCTCCAAAGGCCAGGTGTGCACCAGCCATTACCGCTTCCTGGCTAAAAATGGAGGATTTGTGTGGACTGAGACTCAAGCCACTGTCCTCTACAACAGCAGGACCTCTCAACCTGAGGCTGTGGTCTGTCTCAACTTTATCCTCAG TGGTGTTGAAGAGGCGGATGTTGTGTTCTCATTAGAACAGACCTGTGAGAAACCAAAGCCCAGAGCTGAGAAGCTGAGCTTGCTGAAGGAGGATGAGGACTCAGACATGGAGGAGGAGAGCAGCACTGCGAAACTCTTCCTCCAGATGAAGGAGAACCCAGAGGAGTTACTGCAGCTGGCACCTCATTCTGGAGACGCTGTCATTTCCCTAACAG AGTTGTCCTTCTGCTGTCCATCTAGTCCCAACACTGTCCCAGAATGCCCTCAGGAATTCTGTACGGCTGAACTCCGTCAGCTCCTTTCTCCAATATTCGACAGGCCCACCAAATCTCCAGCCGCTACG AGCCCCGCTGAAGAGCTGCCTATGGAGATGGATGGGGTGGAGAAGTTCTTCGCCCTCAAACCGGAGGAGAGTGTAACTATAAAAGGACAATCAGAG GCTATGGATGAGCTTGATTTGGACATGTTGGCTCCATACATCTCCATGGATGATGACTTCCAGTTGACCTTCCTGCCACAGGGTGAAATGGCTGCACCTTCAGATATGCTGACCAAGACTTCAAGGAAACG ATGTTTGGAAGATGAGGAGGATGATGACATTCCTGTTCTGGCTGCCAAATGGGAGAAGAAACCGATGAGCAGGTCCATAGAGGAACAGCTTCTTCTCAGCCACACATTACTG agtAGCCTATCCGATGATGGTTCGGAAGAATTTGAACCGCTACCTCAAAAGCGAAGTCAGCTCTTGACCGACAGAGACCCGTTGCTGGGCGGAGCGCAGGCGTTGTCCGATACAGCAG CTCTCATGAGGGACACCTTCCTGTCGCGCCCGCCTGACTTAAAGAGACTCGTTGCTGAAACAATGCCGTACCTTACTTGA
- the hif1al gene encoding hypoxia inducible factor 1 subunit alpha, like isoform X3 — protein sequence MIPSLEQRKVRSRDAARCRRSQETEVFYELAHSLPLPRRIASHLDKAAIMRVALSYLRMNRLIQSAGPTKTPTEETESPTDAFYQQALAGFILVMTEEGDMVFLSESVSKYIGIPQLELLGQSVYEFVHPCDQEELRDILATRPGVSKKKTEKLTKHNFFLRMKSTLTHTGRTVNVKSATWKVLHCTGHMQTFSGDDENGPPAGSFLTLLCEPIPHPSSVEFPLDSSTFLTRHNMDLSFTQCDGRVTELVGYQPDDLIGRSAYEFYHALDFDHVTRSLRILFSKGQVCTSHYRFLAKNGGFVWTETQATVLYNSRTSQPEAVVCLNFILSGVEEADVVFSLEQTCEKPKPRAEKLSLLKEDEDSDMEEESSTAKLFLQMKENPEELLQLAPHSGDAVISLTELSFCCPSSPNTVPECPQEFCTAELRQLLSPIFDRPTKSPAATSPAEELPMEMDGVEKFFALKPEESVTIKGQSEAMDELDLDMLAPYISMDDDFQLTFLPQGEMAAPSDMLTKTSRKRCLEDEEDDDIPVLAAKWEKKPMSRSIEEQLLLSHTLLSSLSDDGSEEFEPLPQKRSQLLTDRDPLLGGAQALSDTAALMRDTFLSRPPDLKRLVAETMPYLT from the exons ATGAT TCCCAGTTTGGAGCAGCGGAAGGTGCGTTCGCGTGACGCAGCACGCTGTAGGAGGAGTCAGGAGACTGAGGTGTTTTACGAGCTGGCCCATTCACTACCCCTTCCACGACGTATCGCCTCCCACCTGGACAAAGCTGCCATCATGAGGGTGGCGCTCAGCTATCTGCGCATGAACCGCTTGATCCAGTCAG CAGGGCCAACCAAAACACCAACTGAAGAAACAGAGAGTCCCACTGATGCCTTTTATCAGCAGGCACTGGCTGGCTTTATTCTGGTGATGACTGAGGAAGGGGACATGGTCTTCCTCTCAGAGAGTGTCAGCAAATACATCGGCATACCACAG CTGGAGCTGCTTGGACAGAGCGTGTATGAATTTGTTCATCCCTGTGACCAAGAAGAATTACGAGACATTCTTGCCACAAGACCTG GTGTTTCAAAGAAAAAGACGGAGAAGTTAaccaaacataatttttttcttcgGATGAAGAGCACACTCACCCACACAGGAAGAACAGTTAATGTCAAGTCTGCAACCTGGAAG GTCCTTCATTGCACAGGACACATGCAGACGTTCAGTGGCGATGATGAGAATGGGCCCCCTGCTGGCAGCTTTCTGACTCTCCTGTGCGAGCCCATTCCTCACCCCTCCAGCGTTGAATTCCCACTAGACAGCAGCACTTTCCTCACACGCCACAACATGGATTTGAGTTTCACACAATGTGACGGACG AGTCACTGAGCTTGTTGGATATCAACCTGATGATCTGATTGGCCGGTCTGCCTATGAGTTTTATCACGCCCTTGATTTTGATCATGTGACCAGGAGTTTACGCATCT TGTTCTCCAAAGGCCAGGTGTGCACCAGCCATTACCGCTTCCTGGCTAAAAATGGAGGATTTGTGTGGACTGAGACTCAAGCCACTGTCCTCTACAACAGCAGGACCTCTCAACCTGAGGCTGTGGTCTGTCTCAACTTTATCCTCAG TGGTGTTGAAGAGGCGGATGTTGTGTTCTCATTAGAACAGACCTGTGAGAAACCAAAGCCCAGAGCTGAGAAGCTGAGCTTGCTGAAGGAGGATGAGGACTCAGACATGGAGGAGGAGAGCAGCACTGCGAAACTCTTCCTCCAGATGAAGGAGAACCCAGAGGAGTTACTGCAGCTGGCACCTCATTCTGGAGACGCTGTCATTTCCCTAACAG AGTTGTCCTTCTGCTGTCCATCTAGTCCCAACACTGTCCCAGAATGCCCTCAGGAATTCTGTACGGCTGAACTCCGTCAGCTCCTTTCTCCAATATTCGACAGGCCCACCAAATCTCCAGCCGCTACG AGCCCCGCTGAAGAGCTGCCTATGGAGATGGATGGGGTGGAGAAGTTCTTCGCCCTCAAACCGGAGGAGAGTGTAACTATAAAAGGACAATCAGAG GCTATGGATGAGCTTGATTTGGACATGTTGGCTCCATACATCTCCATGGATGATGACTTCCAGTTGACCTTCCTGCCACAGGGTGAAATGGCTGCACCTTCAGATATGCTGACCAAGACTTCAAGGAAACG ATGTTTGGAAGATGAGGAGGATGATGACATTCCTGTTCTGGCTGCCAAATGGGAGAAGAAACCGATGAGCAGGTCCATAGAGGAACAGCTTCTTCTCAGCCACACATTACTG agtAGCCTATCCGATGATGGTTCGGAAGAATTTGAACCGCTACCTCAAAAGCGAAGTCAGCTCTTGACCGACAGAGACCCGTTGCTGGGCGGAGCGCAGGCGTTGTCCGATACAGCAG CTCTCATGAGGGACACCTTCCTGTCGCGCCCGCCTGACTTAAAGAGACTCGTTGCTGAAACAATGCCGTACCTTACTTGA
- the npat gene encoding protein NPAT, whose product MLLPSDVARLVLGYLQQEGLTATSRAFIYESPNLKEYAEHSSEDGVIPACVFSLFGKNLITILNEYVAVKAKETSQENQIPVVMTSLWKKLDFTLNQIKSLQNSPAVQLNQRLRTMNSIQNMRRQQRPLLASQSPIIGHLPMTPAIQCVPSTVSTPQGMLGHSTPVSYTSQHTRPSTLCLSQPGESPLQILVPDNRLNPGPLSPARRKCDSPRRRGGGQLGASGTSRATVVSSTLIVESQSEETVTENLSQIVIENAREKILNDRSLQEKLAENINKILASDNSPQTSKAACSTVEQEQSIDEILGLQGEIHMTDDAIQDILAQTESDPAFQALFDLFDYGKSKTAEGSEHADGSFSTITSAQESDETGHVDSASETGTGQEDSTSGAESSAQKLSTQSESKSKKKSSSLRNATKSASTASQPRIVTKQTGRGSTNSKRGLARTRVLSGNKQSKGATSTSGLNDKVDSRPPDQTVSSSSLTEEGVGMEIDEPENEASESVNIQLVTLESSNANETSNDNTSSQVPVSSETSQTTSPTETSNNASVNEPGRVTGMTIGQNEDMGTSLSVQSEAVPSLCLPQPDTDTSAKMASPPSSNKTALTPSSIQTQSSTVKSNLPTSGASSTATTPCISDAPARELDPNKIVSLKIIISDDQDEISTDAALNQAVSSITSDHIPTIFLSSPAKSPAKTLPATSAVITQEETAQAVSCLQGAEGVGSFGTPTRSVQSSGQLALGRPAGQETGFIQLLQANPTFGPSSSFFVVTDPAAAEQRSNVVLLPSNVPQGTVSSMPNVVATPPRQRTVVSMGANVSQTYSPGSTIIISSPVQPMLQNVMLPVSVMGQNTGKLTVLPNQMLTLPCAATVRQPAKVISQHKLAPKENTDMGKTGTSGSGQVLPQTSEQQKSVSATSPSHRRILCFDVTPEITAAGQNSLQTCTLTSSAVTSSPAQQVQKEITQTEPKQPLVSDTCKRRIETVRLPEVNPKAGIKNSEKVTIFHQQKEAPKSKVTEKGPNLIVLSNAKSSNKAAIEPEALIRSESLKKSQASQKEDGGVVSKSSAPGPKQKPAGNTKDSTQEESREKKQLKAAERSSEKTALQNSPGVTANKENELESCQRQTLVRPSEDVTPSMAKSTTPVSSSSSKTLCKTSPLTKQAVEMLQDIQGQAPAATPPKRPVAGCPDLPLPRTPGPGRAQEELTDGLRTPSRQRLRREGESTPRHLPPPATPDIPSCSPASEAGSENSINMAAHTLMILSRAARTGGPLKDSLRQEEASAGKSAIPKGKKRKQIESSPPAKKELQLSSSSSSKRNLRNRRSCWTPFLKTWMLINSCHPCTMMSNDAEDEPCCWPPFQGHNKPCVLLRMIKWIYSVPVLNSCFLFYIQNVRYCT is encoded by the exons ATGTTGCTCCCGTCTGACGTCGCTAGACTTGTGCTGG GCTACCTGCAGCAAGAAGGGCTCACTGCCACAAGCCGAGCCTTCATCTATGAGAGTCCAAACCTGAAGGAATATGCCGAGCACAGCTCAGAGGACGGGGTCATCCCTgcctgtgtgttt TCTCTTTTTGGAAAAAACCTGATTAcgattttaaatgaatatgttGCTGTTAAAGCAAAAG AAACAAGTCAAGAAAATCAAATCCCAGTTGTGATGACATCATTATGGAAAAAGCTGGACTTCACACTCAACCAAATCAA GTCTTTGCAGAATTCTCCTGCAGTGCAGCTGAATCAACGAC TTCGCACTATGAATAGCATTCAAAATATGAGACGTCAACAGAGACCCTTGTTGGCATCACAGTCTCCCATCATTGGGCACCTACCCATGACTCCAGCAATTCAGTGTGTCCCCAGCACTGTGTCCACCCCTCAAGGCATGCTGGGACATTCCACCCCAGTGTCTTACACTTCCCAGCATACCAGGCCTTCCACTCTCTGCCTTAGTCAGCCAG GGGAGTCACCGTTGCAGATATTGGTTCCTGATAATAGACTGAATCCAGGACCTTTGTCTCCAGCCCGCAGGAAATG TGACTCACCGAGGCGGAGAGGAGGTGGTCAGTTGGGTGCCAGCGGGACAAGCAGGGCCACTGTAGTGTCCAGCACTCTCATTGTGGAATCTCAAAGTGAAGAAACTGTGACGGAGAACTTGTCT caAATAGTTATAGAAAATGCCAGAGAAAAAATTCTCAATGATAGATCCTTACAAGAAAAACTTGctgaaaacatcaacaaaatcTTGGCAAG TGATAATAGTCCTCAGACATCAAAAGCTGCCTGCAGTACTGTGGAACAAGAGCAGTCGATTGATGAAATCCTGGGCCTCCAG GGGGAAATTCATATGACGGATGATGCCATCCAAGACATATTGGCGCAGACAGAGTCAGACCCAGCATTTCAGGCACTCTTTGACCTCTTCGACTATG GGAAAAGTAAAACGGCTGAAGGCAGTGAACATGCTGATGGGAGCTTCAGTACTATTACCAGCGCACAAGAGAGTGATGAGACCGGGCATGTAGACAGCGCTTCTGAAACCG GCACTGGACAGGAGGATTCCACATCAGGAGCAGAAAGTAGTGCACAAAAACTAAGCACCCAGTCTGAGTCAAAAAGCAAAAAGAAATCATCCAGCCTTCGTAATGCGACAAAGTCTGCTTCCACAGCTTCACAGCCACGTATCGTAACCAAACAAACTGGACGAGGATCCACAAACTCCAAAAGAGGACTAGCCAGGACTAGAGTTTTATCTGGTAATAAACAATCCAAAGGTGCCACTTCAACTTCAGGGTTGAACGATAAAGTGGATTCGCGTCCACCTGACCAAACCGTATCAAGCTCTTCTTTGACCGAGGAAGGAGTTGGCATGGAGATAGATGAACCAGAAAATGAAGCCTCTGAGAGTGTAAATATCCAGCTAGTTACTCTGGAGAGCTCAAATGCCAACGAAACATCAAATGACAATACAAGCAGTCAAGTTCCTGTTTCAAGTGAGACATCGCAAACCACATCCCCTACAGAAACCTCAAATAACGCATCTGTGAATGAGCCTGGGAGAGTAACAGGAATGACCATTGGACAGAATGAGGATATGGGAACCTCTTTATCCGTTCAAAGTGAAGCTGTGCCCTCACTTTGCTTGCCTCAACCTGACACAGACACATCCGCCAAAATGGCTTCTCCGCCCTCTTCAAACAAGACTGCTTTAACGCCTTCCAGCATTCAGACTCAGTCCAGTACTGTCAAAAGCAATCTACCTACATCAGGTGCTTCATCTACTGCCACTACGCCATGCATTTCTGATGCCCCGGCCAGGGAGCTTGATCCCAATAAGATTGTGTCTCTGAAAATCATCATCAGTGACGATCAGGACGAGATCTCAACTGATGCAGCACTGAACCAGGCAGTTTCCAGCATCACCAGTGACCACATCCCCACCATCTTCCTGTCCTCTCCTGCCAAATCGCCTGCCAAGACTTTGCCCGCAACCTCTGCAGTCATAACCCAAGAGGAAACGGCTCAGGCTGTGAGCTGCTTACAGGGGGCAGAGGGTGTTGGATCATTCGGAACACCTACGAGGAGCGTGCAGAGTAGTGGACAGCTTGCGTTGGGACGTCCCGCAGGTCAGGAAACCGGTTTCATTCAGCTGTTGCAAGCTAACCCCACCTTTGGGCCTTCAAGTAGCTTTTTTGTCGTAACCGATCCGGCTGCTGCCGAACAGCGGTcaaatgttgtgctgcttccAAGTAATGTGCCTCAAGGGACCGTGTCTTCAATGCCGAATGTGGTAGCGACTCCACCTCGCCAGAGGACTGTGGTGTCCATGGGAGCAAATGTCTCTCAGACCTATTCGCCTG gatcCACAATCATTATATCTTCTCCAGTTCAgcccatgttacaaaatgtgATGCTTCCAGTATCTGTGATGGGGCAAAATACTGGAAAACTCACAGTCCTTCCCAATCAG ATGTTGACTTTGCCGTGTGCAGCCACTGTAAGGCAGCCTGCAAAAGTTATTTCTCAACATAAATTGGCACCCAAGGAAAACACCGATATGG GTAAAACCGGCACATCTGGGTCTGGTCAAGTGCTTCCCCAGACCTCTGAGCAACAAAAGAGTGTGAGCGCAACAAGCCCCAGCCATCGGCGGATACTTTGCTTTGACGTCACACCTGAAATCACTGCAGCTGGCCAGAATTCTTTACAGACATGCACACTCACGTCCTCTGCTGTTACTTCCTCTCCAGCTCAgcaggttcaaaaagaaatcaCACAGACTGAACCGAAACAGCCTTTAGTTTCTGACACCTGCAAAAGAAGAATAGAAACAGTTAGGCTGCCAGAAGTAAATCCCAAAGCGGGTATAAAGAACTCTGAAAAAGTCACCATATTTCATCAACAAAAAGAAGCCCCAAAAAGCAAAGTGACTGAAAAGGGAccaaatttaattgttttatcaaATGCCAAGTCTTCCAACAAAGCTGCCATTGAGCCAGAGGCTCTCATTAGATCAGAATCGCTGAAAAAATCACAAGCATCACAGAAGGAAGATGGAGGAGTGGTTTCAAAATCTTCTGCTCCAGGGCCAAAGCAGAAACCAGCAGGCAACACAAAGGACAGCACACAAGAAGAATCCCGTGAAAAGAAGCAGTTAAAAGCAGCAGAAAGATCCTCAGAAAAAACTGCCTTACAGAACTCTCCAGGCGTCActgcaaataaagaaaatgagcTGGAGAGCTGTCAGCGTCAGACACTCGTACGCCCCTCTGAGGATGTCACACCTTCTATGGCAAAATCTACAACACCTGTATCAAGCAGTTCCAGTAAAACCTTATGTAAGACAAGCCCTCTAACTAAACAGGCCGTTGAGATGCTGCAGGACATACAAGGCCAAGCTCCTGCGGCCACTCCACCGAAGAGACCGGTGGCCGGATGTCCAGATCTCCCGCTCCCGAGAACACCTGGACCAGGACGTGCACAGGAGGAGCTGACGGATGGATTGAGAACCCCGTCCCGACAAAGGCTCAGGAGGGAGGGTGAAAGCACGCCAAGGCATCTCCCCCCTCCTGCCACACCCGATATCCCCTCCTGCAGTCCTGCCAGCGAGGCGGGGAGTGAGAACAGCATCAACATGGCCGCCCACACTCTCATGATCCTGTCACGCGCCGCCAGGACAGGAGGTCCTCTGAAAGACAGCTTGCGTCAAGAGGAGGCCAGTGCTGGGAAATCTGCCATTCCTAAAGGAAAGAAGCGAAAGCAAATTGAATCAAGCCCTCCTGCAAAGAAAGAGCTACAGCTTTCCAGCTCCTCGAGCAGTAAAAGAAATCTAAG aaacagAAGAAGCTGCTGGACTCCTTTCCTGAAGACTTGGATGTTGATAAATTCCTGTCATCCCTGCACTATGATGAGTAACGACGCTGAGGACGAGCCGTGCTGCTGGCCACCATTTCAGGGACATAACAAGCCATGTGTGCTACTGAGAATGATAAAATGGATCTATTCAGTACCCGTTCTGAATAGCTGCTTTCTGTTTTACATCCAGAATGTGAGATATTGTACATAG
- the LOC131520277 gene encoding protein NPAT-like isoform X1, which yields MSRSPAPRTPGPGRAQEELTDGLRTPSRQRLRREGESTPRHLPSCHTRYPSCSPASEAGSENSINMAAHTLMILSRAARTGGPLKDSLRQEEASAGKSAIPKGKKRKQIESSPPAKKELQLSSSSSSKKKSKKQKKLLDSFPEDLDVDKFLSSLHYDE from the exons ATGTCCAGATCTCCCGCTCCGAGAACACCTGGACCAGGACGTGCACAGGAGGAGCTGACGGATGGATTGAGAACCCCGTCCCGACAAAGGCTCAGGAGGGAGGGTGAAAGCACGCCAAGGCATCTCCCCTCCTGCCACACCCGATATCCCTCCTGCAGTCCTGCCAGCGAGGCGGGGAGTGAGAACAGCATCAACATGGCCGCCCACACTCTCATGATCCTGTCACGCGCCGCCAGGACAGGAGGTCCTCTGAAAGACAGCTTGCGTCAAGAGGAGGCCAGTGCTGGGAAATCTGCCATTCCTAAAGGAAAGAAGCGAAAGCAAATTGAATCAAGCCCTCCTGCAAAGAAAGAGCTACAGCTTTCCAGCTCCTCGAGCAGTAAAAAGAAATCTAAG aaacagAAGAAGCTGCTGGACTCCTTTCCTGAAGACTTGGATGTTGATAAATTCCTGTCATCCCTGCACTATGATGAGTAA
- the LOC131520277 gene encoding protein NPAT-like isoform X2: MSRSPAPRTPGPGRAQEELTDGLRTPSRQRLRREGESTPRHLPSCHTRYPSCSPASEAGSENSINMAAHTLMILSRAARTGGPLKDSLRQEEASAGKSAIPKGKKRKQIESSPPAKKELQLSSSSSSKKKSKKKLLDSFPEDLDVDKFLSSLHYDE; this comes from the exons ATGTCCAGATCTCCCGCTCCGAGAACACCTGGACCAGGACGTGCACAGGAGGAGCTGACGGATGGATTGAGAACCCCGTCCCGACAAAGGCTCAGGAGGGAGGGTGAAAGCACGCCAAGGCATCTCCCCTCCTGCCACACCCGATATCCCTCCTGCAGTCCTGCCAGCGAGGCGGGGAGTGAGAACAGCATCAACATGGCCGCCCACACTCTCATGATCCTGTCACGCGCCGCCAGGACAGGAGGTCCTCTGAAAGACAGCTTGCGTCAAGAGGAGGCCAGTGCTGGGAAATCTGCCATTCCTAAAGGAAAGAAGCGAAAGCAAATTGAATCAAGCCCTCCTGCAAAGAAAGAGCTACAGCTTTCCAGCTCCTCGAGCAGTAAAAAGAAATCTAAG AAGAAGCTGCTGGACTCCTTTCCTGAAGACTTGGATGTTGATAAATTCCTGTCATCCCTGCACTATGATGAGTAA